In Podospora pseudocomata strain CBS 415.72m chromosome 4, whole genome shotgun sequence, the genomic stretch GCTCCGACATAAGACTTGACTGGAGCGcatcgtcttcatcaaccaagaTGATTGCACCTGACGTAATGTCGGCATCGGAAAGATACCCTTAGAAAGCTTCGCAGACATGTTTAATGTCCGGCCGTTTTTCTCACGTGGCCGATGTTTCTCTCAGCCTGTCAACAACAATCTTGGCTGAACGACACCACAGAGAAAGGTTTGGATAGATTACTTTGTTTGTTTCAGCATGCCGAGCCTACTAGAACCACTCCTATACCGAACCTCAAATGGGACCTCACTCGATCCGCGCAAATCAGGTGCCTGGAATCCATGTGAATACACCTCAAGTACCTTACCTGCTCCGGTGTGCGAGACTCAGAGTCCGGCTTCCAGGCTCAACGTCACGTCCCTCAAACGATCTACGTGCGCATTTTCTCAGCAAAAGGACCGCATTTCTGACTTGCTGATGAAGTTGTGTTTCACAGTCATGCCTGTATCATGTGATCCCCTCTCCATGCAAAGTATCTGCGGTCCGGTCAGCTTCGGAGTTAAAGCACCAAACTCTTATACCAACCTCAGCTCTAAACGCCAAGCCCTACAAAACGATGGTAGGCGCCAACCATGATTCCGAGTCAGACCGGTGCTCAGTAAAATGCTCTACTTGAAAAGCCGTCCATCATCAGGACTTGAAATATGTCTgctgttcttcttttcctcacGGACCTTGACTTAGAAACGATCCCAGCGCTCAATTTAAAATCTTGCACAAGTATCAACCCTTTCAAACATGAGTTCAAACTGCTCTCATTTCCTGTCAGCTTTGCCGCCTCTTCACCTACTGTGTTTCTCCTTTTTGCTTGGGGCAACCCTATACCAAAGCTTCATCATGACCAAGATCAGCTACCGAGCCCTCCCAAAGTCCGCTTTCCGAAGCCTTCAGAAACAGGCCTGGCCGTTTTATTTCCGATCTCAATCATTATTGGTCGTTATCACTGCTGTGACTATCCCGCGAGATGATCTTGTTCCCTTCGAGGCAAGCCTCATGAGCTGGGTTCCCCACGCCGTTGCGTTCACCTCAGCAATGTTGAATACATTCATCTTTGAACCTGCTACACGAAAGGCCATGGTTCAAGTTACTCATCAAGGTTCGCCTGATCTCATCATGATTTGATATCCTCTGACTTTCGGACGTGGCCTTTGCTGACATAGCCGCGACCTTAGAAACGAGAGATGGGCTTAGCTGCAACACGACACAATACGATGAGAACaaggtgatggagggtgCTAGTGTCAGCCCATCgtcggggatgatggtggtgaagagacGGTTTTCATTCAGCCACGCAATGTGcatccacctcaacctgTTGACACTGGGCGCTGTGTTGACTTATGGTTGGACATTGGCCGCGAGGATCGAGTGAAGGATGACTGAGGCTGAGAACTGCGTCTCGGTATAGTGTCCAGTCGCGGATGCTACTCTTTGTTATGATGACGGAACTGGGACAAGCTCTAGACTTGATGCTATTGTCGATCATTAAGCTGATCTTGGCTGCAATGATATCAAAGTTTGAGTGCGGCAGTGATGTTCGGATTGGGCTTGTTCCGATGGAGTGGCTCACTACATGCCAAAGACGTGAATACCCAGCTGTGTCTATTTTGGGAGTCGTCTAGATGTTTCGTTATATAGCAATAGACCACTATTGCTACCCATATTCTCTCGTCAATGTCTTCATACATCGGCAGTAGAGCTTCCCTGTTCCTCTTTGCTGGCTCCATCGGCTCAGCCAGTCGTAGCTGGTCGACCCCAGATCACTTCTGGCATCCTCCGTTTCCTTTAGACCATTCACCCAGTGCATAAGCCGCACTCACTTCTTCTCCCGAATATCTGGATTCCCAGGAAGCGTATCAAGCCCTATAACCATGTCAGCTCACAGTCCCCTCTCACGAAACAAAGACTCAcatccatccacctcctcccccactcTCGAAGACACACTACACCtctttgcctcctccaaagACTGGCTCTCCAGCACATGACAATTAGCCCCAAAGCACACCCCGTCCATCGCCCGTTGCAGAGAATCCCCTTTCCACCCAAACACATAGTCCCCATGCTGCCCATACCCCGTAGTATCACCCGTGCTCAAAACAAAAGGCTGCGACCCATCCTCCGGCCACTCATCCGGGTCATTAAACAAACTCGTATCCCACACAATCTACTCCCCGTTAGCATTTCCCAAACAGTACACACTCCCAAAAGACGGTTAACCCACCTCAAGCATCAACTGCGGTATCCTAACAGGATGACTCTCCGGACACTGTCCACCCGTCCCCAACCCAGTAAACGTATGCGGCCCGGTTTCAACCGGATACGCCACATGGCTCTTATGATCAGGACTGTCCAAattcttcccatcccaacaAGTCGGATAAAGCACATTACTCCTAATCCCCCAGCACATTTTATTGGGTAACCCCTCAAAGTCCACCGCATCATCCACACAAGGCGCTttatcatcccccccaaagtCAGGCCCGGTATAACACCGGAAGCAAGTTTGATTCCTCAACCCCTGCGgttccctcctcccggcatccccaaccaacatccGGAATCCAGGCCGAAAGGCAGTCACGTCCCCTATCCCACCGCTGACGTAGTACACCACGAAGCCACCATCCGTTTTGGTAGTAAAATCATCGCCGAATAATAGCCTGTTAGGTATTTGGGGGACACGTTTGTAGGAACCATTTCGTGCGCGGAAGTAGAGGTTGGCGGTCCAGTAGTTTGAGAGGTCTTCAGAGTAGGAGCAGGTGGTGcagttggcgagggaggagatgtcgGTGTTGTGTGGCATGGAGATATCGAAGGCGTTGCCGCCCACgatttggtggaggtgtgggGAGGGTAGGGAGCCTGGGTTGACGAGGGGGTCGATTCGGTCGATTACGAGCTGGTGGCAGCCGAAGCGGAGCATGGTTGATGAGACGTTTGGACCCCAGGGGGAGGTGCCCAGTTGGGGGGCggcgaggccgagggttgagaggagggataggaggaggagcatcgTGGTTGCTAGATCAGTGGAGTATTGGTCGGTGAAGTTGGGGAGGGCGGTGAGTGGAGGGAGGCTGTAGATATCTGTTGACCATCATGGCACAGTCTCAGCAGATGAATCAGCAAGCTGCAGATACCTAATCAATTGTTCGGATGGTTCCAACCTATGGATTGTTGTGTGCGCGCCGAGCCGCCCGGTTGATAGTAGAAGACTTATTTTGCCAATCTTCCGGGCAATGGTGACTGGATGGATTGTTATCGTCTTGATGAAGAGGCAGCCATCATCGCAGTACCGAGATTGCGACCACGTGGCAGACAAGATGTTCCTcgatcttgatcttgggaGGCTTCGAAAGATATGCGAGATGCATCATGGCTCGCGTGGTGGACGAGCAGAGCGGTTGCCTTCTTGCGCCGTAAATCGAAGGGCAAGGAACTGAAAATATGGAGCACGCGGGAGAGTCATACTACAGTGGACGGTGGACGGTGGTCGGTCGTCGGTCGTCGGCAAAATTGGATGGAGACCTGATAGTCCGAGGAGCGGAGGAAGGCGGGCATAGCAGTCTCAAGAACCTTCCATCACACTTTCCACCCTCGCATGAGCTGCGAGAATAGCATGAGATATGCAATCTGTGAATATCTCAAAAGAAGCAACCAGTGAGAATCGAGGGGGAAATGCTGGTTAATTTGTTCAACTATTTATCCTCCACCTGTCTTTGCGGTACCTGGTCCTCCACAAGAATACCTCTCGATGCACCGCGACACTTTTGGTGCTAAATGTGGCATGTACCAGGTTCAGAGCTTCCTCGACGAAGGTTATAAGTCCCACACACTTCCCGTATCGAGAACCAGTCGATAACCAAAGACGACGTGTTGTCCAACACACATAGGCAAACGCCGGCAAAATGAAGCTTTCATTTTCTCTTCTACTTCCTTTGCTCGTGATAGCCCAGGAGACAACCCTGGGAACAGGAGCGCATTTCCGGCTGACAAGATACTCAGGCACTGGCTGCCCGGAAGGCTCGAGCAACATAACAATCTCAGAAACAGGTGAGTGGATCACTATTACCTACAGCCAATTTCGAACCTACCTTGGGCCAGACTATGCTCGAGCGGAGAGGGGCAAGACCCGTCATGTTGATCTCGCTATCATTGCCCCGAACGTCGACCATTTCCCTCAAGAGGTTCAAAGGGTGCAGCACACGCTTGCGGACAGCGTATATGAAGGATACTACACTCAGCTCGATGATGGAGTGACAGCTCTTCACCACAGCACATACTACACCCATGATCTGGGCCCCTTCAACGTGGTCGCGACGGCAACAttcgatggtggtgagacgTGGAAAGCACCTTGCAAATCGTACAGCGAGACCAGAGAGATCCCTCGCAGCTCCCTGGAGTATGGCCGCTGTGTCCAACCAGGTGCTAGAATGTCGGTATTCTATGCCCACGATCAGATCACCATGAGCAGCTCGAATCCAGAAGCCCGTGGCGTTTTGGTTGCGGGCGACACGGCCGACTTGTTGTATACGCGCCGTATCAGAGTCCTGTAAATTGAATGATTAAATTTGCAGTGAGATTGGGAGAAAACCACGAATGCTAATTCGGAATATCATATGGTAGATGGCGAGCGTGTTCTCCGTAAGCCACATCTTTGAGGAAATTCGGAATTGGTCCGGAAAAGCGCTAGTCCAGAGTCGGGAGGTGGGGCTATGATCctgaggaggggtggtggggctGTGGGGTGATTGCCGTTTGGATCTTGGCAGAAAGCTTCAACTGTCTTGACTCTTGCTACCAACTTGGAATCCGGGACCAACGACAGATAGGACAAATGCACTTGTTCTTGCCATTAAAACCTATCTACTCTTTCGCTGTCATTGAAGTAGAATCCCCTTCCTTGCCAGCAATACTAATCGATTTTCAACCCTTTGAAGGCCATGATTTCAACCCGCGGATAAATCGGGCATGATGCTCAGGTTCGCATTTTCCAGTCTGGTGTCGCACAACGGTGCGAGAATGCAGCTCGCTATGCAACCCATGATATTGGGCGACGGCCATGCTGCCTTTTCGACCGGGGGTCGAGCCTTGCCAACTTGCGCAAACATGTGTAATATCTACTGCCTGGTCGCGCTTTCGAGCTGAACGTGTTCATTATCCCCAGTAAAATCTTCCCGTCAACGACTCGATGATGGAGAGCGAACAACCGATAGACTTGGAATGGCTTGCTGACTTATCCAAAGGTAAGTACATACCATTTGCTCCAATATTCCATCTAATGTTTAACACACATATCAGGTCAATCATTTACAACCTTTGGACAATCCCAATCTGCAAAGACTTTCGATTTCGGAGACGATGGCTTTACTGCTTCTCTGTCAGAAGGGAATGAGCTGCTCCAACTCACTCGGCCAGACCCTACTTGTGGTCTCATTTTCGTCAGAGGAAACTATCCTGACAGCGCAGCCTCCATGCTAGCCCGAGCTCAAAACCAGCAGCTGCATGAGGCTCAGAGCAACGACACCTTTGGAACCAATCTGGTTCCAGAGAGTCCCGAGACGCCATCTTCGCCCTGGGCCGTGAGTGCCGCAGACCGAAAAAGTCAGGGATGGGTCAACTTTCGTTGGCCTTACGCCCAATATGTGCTTTTCCATTTGGATACTGCCAAGGGTTTCAATCGTGAGATTGGAAGCTGGGACACCATATCATTTGTTAAAAACAAAATCTTCTTTCAGATTCACCGTCtgagtttgggggttggcagTTCAGCCACCAGTGATGACCACCAAGATGACGTGGCACGCGTGAGGTTCAAAAGAGGAGGACCAGTTCGATTCGGGTGCCCATGTTCTCAGAATGATATTCATCGACAAGTTGACACATATACCATCACGAACAATGCCAACATTGTGTCCTGCAGAAGCAGCAACTATCGCACAAGAATCGAAATGACATTTTCGGTCAATGGCATactccaacctcccaccttcctcaacccctgCGACACAGCTGCAGACGTTGAATGGGTTGACATGACGAGTGAGGTCGAAGTTGACATTCGAGTCGGAGAGCCCACATATGTTGTGTCAACCTACGCCATACGTActgaggatggggttgagcaCGACCCTTCGCTTCCGGCCGACCTCGCAGACTATCTGGGCGTCAGCCGTGGGTCGGTCAACATGACCGACAGACTCTTCACAAGCCTATGCGCAGCGAACTACGAAGCGATTGAAGCGGTGGAATTTTGCGTCATCGGCAGGGGCGTGGAACAGATACTGGGTGTCACATCAATTCCGACCTCGAGTTCGCATCCCACGAGCCCAAGTTTCTCACATGAACTAGGAGAAAAAGCTCTGATAGGGAATATCATGACATGTCAGTTTGTCGACGTGGAAAGCGCCTTGTATCTCAACCCAATCCTTCTGATTTACTCGATATCCAGACTAACACCGTTCTAGTTATCAAATACGGCTTCTCGCCAAACTGCATAGATTCATTGACTCTAGAGACTTGAAAAGGGATTTCTTGAACCAGTATctggagctggaaaagatCCGGCAGGCCTAccttgacaagctcacaGCTGCCATTCAGGGTGCACTTGCTTGGTTGTTCGCCACAGATCTCAAGCCAGGGAGACTCCTTCTCGCAGTCCACAGTGAGCCCTCCAATATTTCTGACGGCCCAGTTTTTGAACGGTTCAAAAGGTGCGCTGGGAAACGATCCGCCTTCAGCTGGGACACGACATACAACCGGGGCTGCTATGCCACCATGGCCGCCTGGTACGCCTACAGGGCATGTCCTTCTGCATTTCATACAAGGTTCATCAGTGAGATCATCGTCCCCAGGTTACCTGTAGCATACCACCTCGGCATGGAGCGGGCAAACCGCGATAAGCAACCGACTCCCAAAAGCAATGTGCTGCAATGGCTACATCTCAGCTCTATCTTGCTGCTCTATGACGAGCTGAGTTGTGCGGAATACGATCTCGACAttgatgttgacgaggtAAGAGAGACCCAAGAAAGAGCTGAAAAAAATGTCTCGCGTCTCAAAACCAACCAGCACGGTGGATGGAAAGCACATCATGACGAGCTTGACAGGGCTCTCCTCCTGGCCGAGGAGATGCAGCTGGACCGATTGAGGCACAGCAGCCGGTCCTACAATTTAGCGGTTTCTCGAGCCAAACAAACCAGGCAAAGGATCCGCGACCGCAAACGGACGGCAAAATTCTTGCCCGGACCAAAGCCGTGGATGGCTATAAGAGGACTTGGCAACGGGCCATGGGAGCTACACAGCACCAACCACGAAGCATACCTGAGAGTCGCCGATATCACCAACGTCCCATCTGCCCGAGACAGGCTGTTTGAATTTCTGTTGTCGGATTACTCCTTCATGACCTCTTGGGACTGGGCAGATGGCAACATGGTAGGCCGATGGTGGGACATCCAGCCTATCGCGATGATATGCGCCACCTTGCTGGATTTGAAATATGAAGGTATCTCCAACTCCGAGAAGCCGTTTTCCAACGGGTTAGCTGATCTGTTGACACTTTGCTAGGGAAGCTGCAGGCTGCGCAAGCCAAGAAACCAGTCGGGGATGATGAGCACCCTCAGTCTCTCGACCGCCGAACGGACACACTCAGATCCGACGATCTAAACAGCAGCGAGATTTTGCCACGACAGCCCAGAATATCCGGCGAGATTGTTAACATTGAAGCCATGTTATTCAAGCTTATTCAGTCGGTGGAGGAGTCGCGTGGAAGTGAAATGGCCAAGTCTTTCGACTGGATATCGCAACGACCACCAAACCCTTGCTTTCCTGTAAGCTTCCCCATGTCTACCTCCCTACCTTGTTTTTATTGTCTGAGGAGCTCCGAGTCGTCAATGAGTTCATATGCACATTGTTATTCTTGAAATCTCGTGGCGTTTAaatttttttaatttttttgGTTTACATTCTCACATTCCCTCTCATATTCTAGGGCTGGTATACCTTACCTCgttcaccaccttcctcgccaacaacacaacTTCCTCTCGTTACCCTGATACCGGAGCTAAAGGCTTATCTTCCTGGCCATGGGCCCGAATCGTCATCCATTCAAAAAGTAGTGACCGACACGATGACCTCTGATGACGACTGTGTAGCCTTGCGTATGATTTGTTTGTGGGATATCACCCATGGGTCTCCGTTGGATTTCAGCTTCCAAGTCAAACCCGTCACCTGGACGACTATCCCCAGGTCAACCTATTCATCTCGGGACAGATCCTTGAAACAGCGTCTAAACAGTCGTGTAAGCTCTTTTCGCCTCGCCCAGCTCAGATTGCAAGCAGACACGGCTAATCATATGCTATTCGAGGGATCTCAGCTCGTCGATCTAGGAATAAGGCACAGAATCCTGTAGGACCCCGCACCTCAAGGATCATGTAGTCAAGATGGTTGCTAATCTCCCTAGTCTATTCCCCATACTTACACTTTTTAACGCAGCTGGACTCTGCTATCTCTGGCACGATGCCGCGGCTTTTCACTTGAGAGATCACTTTGGCTCAGTGTCACGGTTCACTGACAGTAAGAAGGGACCCACGGGGTGGATTACAAGCATTAATATCTCGCAGTACGTTAATTCTCCTTGGAGGTTGGCTGTCGTACTCGTGTCACTAATAACAGGGAAAAGCTGGACTCTTCGGTCTCAGGCTGAAGTGAAGGAAGATCCGTATCGTGAACGTCACCGCCAGCACGGCAACTTCCCACCTGACAACATTGCTGAGCTCGGGGTTGGTATTGACACAAAATACATGGTCGAAGAGAGATCATCGTCCATAATCTTTACAGGACATCCTTCTGGTCGTCTGTGGGTCTGCTCGATCATCTCACCAACGGTCAAATGGAATTATCTCGAAAGTCTCATCTCCAATTACACCCAACCACTCCTGGCCAACTTTGTTCATCAGCCATCGACCGCAAGGTGTCTGGTGTTCCTGATGTTCCTAGGACATCTGTGCGAGACGTTGGCGGATGAGTATGAGAAGCTTCTCTTGCAACTCGATGGCATAATCGAAATCAGGGTGCGTTATTGAGTCAAGCGGGGCTTTTTATGTGGAATCGGCTGACAAGGATGAACCTGCAGGACCGTACGCTGTTTGAAGGCCCCGAAGACTGGTGGGGAACGGCGGAAGCAATCAACAAGCTCAAAAAGATGCTCTGGGGTTGGGACGCACTCAGAATCTTTAACGACAAGCTCTCTGCCTCTTTGACACAAGTCCAGAGGGCACACGACACCATGGATAATATTATCAAGCAAGTATGTTCTGACCGCAGTCGCACTCTCGGACCGTAGAGTAATAACATTAGGTTAGGAGACATCGTATCAAGATGCAGAACTTGTCCAAGAGGCGAATACTGTCGTGGATGAGTTTCGAAAACGACATGGCTTGCTTATTGACGTCCACGACAAGACGCAGTTGAAGATCAAACAGGTCACCGGTCTACGCGACggcatctccaccatcaccaatgtGGTTGACGCCCAAACCGCCTTGGAGGACAACAAGACGACGATACAGCAAGGGAACAACATCAGGACCCTGACCTATATCACGATTGGTTATTTACCGCTTGGATTTGTCACGGTAAGCGTTGACAATGCTTCCCAAAGGCCTCACTAACAACACATACAGGGTCTGTATTCTGTACAACATGGCACCTTCATGAACTCGGCCACAGACTGGCAGTTTGGCGTCATGATTGTTTTGTTCTCCCTTGGCACCTGGATACTCGCGTACGCCCTCGAAAAAGCACTTGTGCGCGTCGACTGGAACATCATCAGGGGACGCTTTGACCTGAATCAACTGCGATGGGCGTTCAAGTGGCCCGCCAAACCCACTCGAGATGGCGGCCAGGATCAAGGTCCGTCTGGTCTGGCATGAAGCAACGAGATCTCCCAAGAAAACTTCCCGAGTTGGCAGCtgatgggaggttgaggaaagGCTCTTTGTCACTGCACAAACAGGAGTGAAGATCGCAATGCATGGAATGCTGCGctgcagcaggagaaggaacCGAGCTTGGTAGCGGCTCCGCCGAAGGGGAACATGCACAAAAGCACGTGGATCACTGCTTGGCGGGTCTCTCTCCACTCGCACATGAAAGACTTATCCGAAGGCAGGGTTGAAAGTGGGGGACTGGTTCACAACGCTCCGCCCGAGTGGATGTCAAACAGGGGGGCCGGACCAAACATTCCCGCCGTTATCGACCGAACACATCCAGACTCGGCCAGGCGGCCCACTGCTTGGCCCCTGAAGCTAGCAAAAACAGTGATCGACCTCCCCTGCGGAAACAGCGAGCATATAGCGTGCATGGCGGTTTTATGGGAGTGGAGACGGCAAAAATCACCCTTGGCCTTTTGCGCGCGCTTTTTCCGCCTTCAAGAGTGCGCCACCGGCCAGCAACCATGTCTCCTCGGTTCCCGCGATCCGACCTCCCTCGCTCGTCAAGTGAACCACCAAcgtcacctcaccacccccctttcgTCCCAGCGTGCCAGCCTGTGAGGGTTGACACGGtacctcacccccccctcccaccagcTATTAGGCAGGACAGGCCAGGGGACATGGGCAAGCTGGTGGCATTTTGACTAAGCGAATCTGAgatttccctccccccttcttcgaCCAACGACAGATATCCCCATTCTTCACCACACTCGTTTCTGTCCTTCGCAGCCAATTTGCACATATACGCCATGACCGATGTACCAAATCGTGGCCCGGTACTGCTGGCCGTTAACACGACGGGTGCTGTCCTCGCCGGCATCACTTGCCTGCTACGATGCTTTGTTCGAACCAGAGTTGTGAAAGGGTTTGGGCTGGATGactggttgatggcggcttCAACGGTACGGACATTCTCTTGGCTCCCCAGACAAAAAAGCAACGAGAGAATCGCTCGGCTAACCCTTGACCATCTTGATTGTGTCACGCATAGGGTGCATACATCGCTTTCTGCTGCTTTTCCAACGTGGGGGTCACTCATGGCACAGGGAAACACAAGTCGGATGTCGACCCAGAGAATTACAAGATTGCAATGAACCGGTAATGCGCGAAACTGTCTGGCGTGACAGGATGTTTGTTTGGCTGATTGTTGACTCTCAGATGGTACTACTGCTACCTCCTCTACGCCTGGTCCATGATTCTCGTCAAGCTCTCCATCGGCTACTTTTTGCTCCGagtcaccatcacccgccTTCACAAATGGATCATTTACGCCGC encodes the following:
- a CDS encoding hypothetical protein (EggNog:ENOG502I848; COG:S), with product MKLSFSLLLPLLVIAQETTLGTGAHFRLTRYSGTGCPEGSSNITISETGEWITITYSQFRTYLGPDYARAERGKTRHVDLAIIAPNVDHFPQEVQRVQHTLADSVYEGYYTQLDDGVTALHHSTYYTHDLGPFNVVATATFDGGETWKAPCKSYSETREIPRSSLEYGRCVQPGARMSVFYAHDQITMSSSNPEARGVLVAGDTADLLYTRRIRVLWRACSP
- a CDS encoding hypothetical protein (EggNog:ENOG503P5M9; COG:S), which codes for MSSNCSHFLSALPPLHLLCFSFLLGATLYQSFIMTKISYRALPKSAFRSLQKQAWPFYFRSQSLLVVITAVTIPRDDLVPFEASLMSWVPHAVAFTSAMLNTFIFEPATRKAMVQVTHQETRDGLSCNTTQYDENKVMEGASVSPSSGMMVVKRRFSFSHAMCIHLNLLTLGAVLTYGWTLAARIE
- a CDS encoding hypothetical protein (EggNog:ENOG503PA95), whose protein sequence is MMESEQPIDLEWLADLSKGQSFTTFGQSQSAKTFDFGDDGFTASLSEGNELLQLTRPDPTCGLIFVRGNYPDSAASMLARAQNQQLHEAQSNDTFGTNLVPESPETPSSPWAVSAADRKSQGWVNFRWPYAQYVLFHLDTAKGFNREIGSWDTISFVKNKIFFQIHRLSLGVGSSATSDDHQDDVARVRFKRGGPVRFGCPCSQNDIHRQVDTYTITNNANIVSCRSSNYRTRIEMTFSVNGILQPPTFLNPCDTAADVEWVDMTSEVEVDIRVGEPTYVVSTYAIRTEDGVEHDPSLPADLADYLGVSRGSVNMTDRLFTSLCAANYEAIEAVEFCVIGRGVEQILGVTSIPTSSSHPTSPSFSHELGEKALIGNIMTCQFVDVESAFYQIRLLAKLHRFIDSRDLKRDFLNQYLELEKIRQAYLDKLTAAIQGALAWLFATDLKPGRLLLAVHSEPSNISDGPVFERFKRCAGKRSAFSWDTTYNRGCYATMAAWYAYRACPSAFHTRFISEIIVPRLPVAYHLGMERANRDKQPTPKSNVLQWLHLSSILLLYDELSCAEYDLDIDVDEVRETQERAEKNVSRLKTNQHGGWKAHHDELDRALLLAEEMQLDRLRHSSRSYNLAVSRAKQTRQRIRDRKRTAKFLPGPKPWMAIRGLGNGPWELHSTNHEAYLRVADITNVPSARDRLFEFLLSDYSFMTSWDWADGNMVGRWWDIQPIAMICATLLDLKYEGKLQAAQAKKPVGDDEHPQSLDRRTDTLRSDDLNSSEILPRQPRISGEIVNIEAMLFKLIQSVEESRGSEMAKSFDWISQRPPNPCFPGWYTLPRSPPSSPTTQLPLVTLIPELKAYLPGHGPESSSIQKVVTDTMTSDDDCVALRMICLWDITHGSPLDFSFQVKPVTWTTIPRSTYSSRDRSLKQRLNSRLVDLGIRHRILLFPILTLFNAAGLCYLWHDAAAFHLRDHFGSVSRFTDSKKGPTGWITSINISHWTLRSQAEVKEDPYRERHRQHGNFPPDNIAELGVGIDTKYMVEERSSSIIFTGHPSGRLWVCSIISPTVKWNYLESLISNYTQPLLANFVHQPSTARCLVFLMFLGHLCETLADEYEKLLLQLDGIIEIRDRTLFEGPEDWWGTAEAINKLKKMLWGWDALRIFNDKLSASLTQVQRAHDTMDNIIKQETSYQDAELVQEANTVVDEFRKRHGLLIDVHDKTQLKIKQVTGLRDGISTITNVVDAQTALEDNKTTIQQGNNIRTLTYITIGYLPLGFVTGLYSVQHGTFMNSATDWQFGVMIVLFSLGTWILAYALEKALVRVDWNIIRGRFDLNQLRWAFKWPAKPTRDGGQDQGPSGLA
- a CDS encoding hypothetical protein (COG:S; EggNog:ENOG503P00U) codes for the protein MLLLLSLLSTLGLAAPQLGTSPWGPNVSSTMLRFGCHQLVIDRIDPLVNPGSLPSPHLHQIVGGNAFDISMPHNTDISSLANCTTCSYSEDLSNYWTANLYFRARNGSYKRVPQIPNRLLFGDDFTTKTDGGFVVYYVSGGIGDVTAFRPGFRMLVGDAGRREPQGLRNQTCFRCYTGPDFGGDDKAPCVDDAVDFEGLPNKMCWGIRSNVLYPTCWDGKNLDSPDHKSHVAYPVETGPHTFTGLGTGGQCPESHPVRIPQLMLEIVWDTSLFNDPDEWPEDGSQPFVLSTGDTTGYGQHGDYVFGWKGDSLQRAMDGVCFGANCHVLESQSLEEAKRCSVSSRVGEEVDGWLDTLPGNPDIREKK